The proteins below are encoded in one region of Manis javanica isolate MJ-LG chromosome 8, MJ_LKY, whole genome shotgun sequence:
- the TM9SF1 gene encoding transmembrane 9 superfamily member 1 isoform X2, whose protein sequence is MTVRRHPGSWSYQWLPLLMLLLGTGHEPGVEGVAHYKAGDPVILYVNKVGPYHNPQETYHYYQLPVCCPEKIRHKSLSLGEVLDGDRMAESLYEIRFRENVEKRILCHMQLSSVQVEQLRQAIEELYYFEFVVDDLPIRGFVGYMEESGFLPHSHKIGLWTHLDFHLEFHGDRIIFANVSVRDVKPHSLDGLQPDEFLGLTHTYSVRWSETSVERRSDRRRGDDGGFFPRTLEIHWLSIINSMVLVFLLVGFVAVILMRVLRNDLARYNLDEETTSAGSGDDFDQGDNGWKIIHTDVFRFPPCRGLLCSVLGVGAQFLALGTGIIVMALLGMFNVHHHGAINSAAILLYALTCCISGYVSSHFYRQIGGERWVWNIILTTSLFSVPFFLTWSVVNSVHWANGSTQALPATTILLLLTVWLLVGFPLTVIGGIFGKNNASPFEAPCRTKNIAREIPPQPWYKSTLIHMTVGGFLPFSAISVELYYIFATVWGREQYTLYGILFFVFAILLSVGACISIALTYFQLSGEDYRWWWRSVLSVGSTGLFIFLYSVFYYARRSNMSGAVQTVEFFGYSLLTGYVFFLMLGTISFFSSLKFIRYIYVNLKMD, encoded by the exons ATGACAGTTCGAAGGCACCCCGGAAGCTGGAGCTACCAGTGGTTACCACTCCTGATGCTGCTGCTGGGCACAGGCCACGAGCCTGGGGTGGAAGGTGTGGCACATTACAAAGCTGGAGACCCCGTCATTCTGTATGTGAACAAAGTGGGACCCTACCATAACCCTCAGGAGACTTACCACTACTACCAGCTTCCAGTTTGCTGCCCTGAGAAGATACGTCACAAAAGCCTTAGCCTGGGTGAAGTGCTGGATGGGGACCGAATGGCTGAGTCTTTGTATGAGATCCGCTTTCGGGAGAATGTGGAGAAGAGAATTCTGTGCCACATGCAGCTCAGTTCTGTACAG GTGGAGCAGCTGCGCCAGGCCATCGAGGAACTGTACTACTTTGAATTTGTAGTGGATGACTTGCCAATCCGTGGCTTTGTGGGCTACATGGAGGAGAGTGGCTTCCTGCCTCACAGCCACAAGATAGGACTCTGGACCCATTTGGACTTCCACCTAGAATTCCATGGAGATCGAATTATATTTGCCAATGTCTCAGTGCGGGATGTCAAGCCCCACAGCTTAGATGGGTTACAGCCTGATGAGTTCCTGGGCCTCACCCACACCTACAGTGTGCGCTGGTCTGAGACTTCAGTGGAGCGTCGGAGTGACAGGCGCCGTGGTGATGATGGCGGTTTCTTTCCCCGAACACTGGAAATCCATTGGTTGTCCATCATCAATTCCATGGTGCTTGTCTTTTTACTGGTGGGTTTTGTGGCTGTCATTCTCATGCGTGTGCTTCGTAACGACCTGGCTCGGTACAACTTGGATGAAGAGACAACCTCTGCAGGTTCTGGTGATGACTTTGACCAAGGTGACAATGGCTGGAAAATTATCCACACAGATGTCTTCCGCTTCCCTCCATGCCGTGGTCTGCTCTGTTCTGTGCTTGGTGTGGGTGCCCAGTTCCTGGCCCTTGGCACTG GCATTATTGTCATGGCACTGCTGGGCATGTTCAATGTACACCATCATGGAGCCATTAACTCAGCAGCCATCTTGTTGTATGCCCTGACTTGCTGCATCTCTGGCTATGTGTCCAGCCACTTCTACCGGCAGATTGGAGGCGAGCGTTGGGTGTGGAACATCATTCtcaccaccagtctcttctctg TGCCTTTCTTCCTGACATGGAGTGTGGTGAATTCAGTGCACTGGGCCAATGGTTCGACACAGGCTCTGCCAGCCACAACCATCCTGCTGCTTCtgacagtctggctgctggtgggCTTTCCTCTCACTGTCATTGGAGGCATCTTTGGGAAGAACAACGCTAGCCCCTTTGAGGCACCTTGTCGCACAAAGAACATCGCCCGGGAaatcccaccccagccctggtaCAAGTCTACTCTCATCCACATGACTGTTGGAGGCTTCCTGCCTTTCAG TGCCATCTCTGTGGAGCTGTACTACATCTTTGCCACAGTATGGGGTCGGGAACAGTATACTTTGTACGGCATCCTCTTCTTTGTCTTTGCCATCCTGCTGAGTGTGGGGGCTTGCATCTCCATTGCTCTCACCTACTTCCAGTTGTCTGGGGAGGATTACCGCTGGTGGTGGCGATCTGTACTGAGTGTTGGCTCCACTGGACTCTTCATCTTCCTCTACTCAGTTTTCTACTATGCCCGGCGCTCTAATATGTCAGGGGCAGTACAGACAGTAGAGTTCTTTGGCTACTCCTTACTAACTGGTTATGTCTTCTTCCTCATGCTGGGCAccatctcctttttttcttccctaaagTTCATCCGTTATATCTATGTTAACCTCAAGATGGACTGA
- the TSSK4 gene encoding LOW QUALITY PROTEIN: testis-specific serine/threonine-protein kinase 4 (The sequence of the model RefSeq protein was modified relative to this genomic sequence to represent the inferred CDS: inserted 2 bases in 2 codons; substituted 1 base at 1 genomic stop codon), with product MGKGDTLEAAPPTLAYHSVMEEYXYEVGKVIGNGSYGTVYEAYYTKQKVMVAVKIISKKKASEDYLNKFLSSEIQVIKVLRHKYLINFYQAIETTSXVYIILELTQGGDILEWIQRYGACSEPLAGKWFSQMTLGIAYLHSKGIVYRSRSNTKPSSQPDPQPLLLLDKWENVKISDFGFAKMVPSNQSVCSSPSYRQVNCFTHLSQTYCGSFAYACPEILLSLPYXPFLSDTWSMGIILYTLVVAHLPSDDSNLKKLLRETQKEVTFPSNHSVSQECNNLVLQMLCQATKCATILDIKDPWVLKFQLEQPTHEIRLLEAMCQPPSNTNHHQPLEINT from the exons ATGGGGAAGGGAGACACCTTGGAGGCAGCACCACCCACCTTGGCCTACCACTCTGTCATGGAGGAGT GTTACGAAGTGGGCAAGGTCATTGGCAATGGCTCCTATGGCACGGTGTATGAGGCTTACTACACCAAGCAGAAGGTCATGGTGGCTGTCAAGATTATCTCAAAGAAGAAGGCCTCAGAGGACTATCTTAACAAGTTCCTGTCCAGTGAGATACAG GTAATTAAGGTCCTGCGGCACAAGTACCTCATCAACTTCTACCAGGCCATTGAGACCACATCCTGAGTGTACATCATTCTGGAGCTGACTCAGGGTGGTGACATCCTTGAATGGATCCAGCGCTATGGGGCCTGCTCTGAGCCCCTTGCTGGCAAGTGGTTCTCCCAGATGACCCTGGGCATCGCCTACTTGCACAGCAAGGGCATTGTGTACCG CTCCCGGTCTAATACTAAACCCTCTTCCCAGCCTGACCCCCAGCCTTTGCTGTTGCTGGACAAGTGGGAGAATGTGAAGATATCGGACTTTGGTTTTGCCAAGATGGTGCCTTCTAACCAGTCTGTGTGCAGTAGCCCTTCCTACCGCCAAGTGAACTGCTTTACCCACCTCAGCCAGACTTACTGTGGCAGCTTTGCTTATGCCTGCCCGGAGATCTTGCTAAGCTTGCCCT ACCCTTTCCTGTCCGATACCTGGAGTATGGGCATCATCCTCTACACCCTGGTGGTTGCCCATTTGCCCTCTGATGACTCCAATCTCAAGAAGCTGCTGAGAGAGACTCAGAAGGAGGTCACATTTCCATCTAACCACTCCGTTTCCCAGGAGTGCAAC AACCTGGTCCTCCAGATGCTATGCCAAGCCACCAAGTGCGCCACCATCCTGGACATCAAGGATCCCTGGGTGCTCAAGTTCCAGCTTGAACAACCCACTCATGAGATAAGGCTGCTTGAGGCCATGTGCCAGCCTCCCAGCAACACTAACCATCATCAGCCCTTGGAAATCAATACCTGA
- the TM9SF1 gene encoding transmembrane 9 superfamily member 1 isoform X1 has protein sequence MGTPRRAGSPEQIGSIALRMTVRRHPGSWSYQWLPLLMLLLGTGHEPGVEGVAHYKAGDPVILYVNKVGPYHNPQETYHYYQLPVCCPEKIRHKSLSLGEVLDGDRMAESLYEIRFRENVEKRILCHMQLSSVQVEQLRQAIEELYYFEFVVDDLPIRGFVGYMEESGFLPHSHKIGLWTHLDFHLEFHGDRIIFANVSVRDVKPHSLDGLQPDEFLGLTHTYSVRWSETSVERRSDRRRGDDGGFFPRTLEIHWLSIINSMVLVFLLVGFVAVILMRVLRNDLARYNLDEETTSAGSGDDFDQGDNGWKIIHTDVFRFPPCRGLLCSVLGVGAQFLALGTGIIVMALLGMFNVHHHGAINSAAILLYALTCCISGYVSSHFYRQIGGERWVWNIILTTSLFSVPFFLTWSVVNSVHWANGSTQALPATTILLLLTVWLLVGFPLTVIGGIFGKNNASPFEAPCRTKNIAREIPPQPWYKSTLIHMTVGGFLPFSAISVELYYIFATVWGREQYTLYGILFFVFAILLSVGACISIALTYFQLSGEDYRWWWRSVLSVGSTGLFIFLYSVFYYARRSNMSGAVQTVEFFGYSLLTGYVFFLMLGTISFFSSLKFIRYIYVNLKMD, from the exons ATGGGAACGCCCCGGCGCGCGGGAAGTCCGGAGCAGATAG GTTCCATTGCCTTAAGGATGACAGTTCGAAGGCACCCCGGAAGCTGGAGCTACCAGTGGTTACCACTCCTGATGCTGCTGCTGGGCACAGGCCACGAGCCTGGGGTGGAAGGTGTGGCACATTACAAAGCTGGAGACCCCGTCATTCTGTATGTGAACAAAGTGGGACCCTACCATAACCCTCAGGAGACTTACCACTACTACCAGCTTCCAGTTTGCTGCCCTGAGAAGATACGTCACAAAAGCCTTAGCCTGGGTGAAGTGCTGGATGGGGACCGAATGGCTGAGTCTTTGTATGAGATCCGCTTTCGGGAGAATGTGGAGAAGAGAATTCTGTGCCACATGCAGCTCAGTTCTGTACAG GTGGAGCAGCTGCGCCAGGCCATCGAGGAACTGTACTACTTTGAATTTGTAGTGGATGACTTGCCAATCCGTGGCTTTGTGGGCTACATGGAGGAGAGTGGCTTCCTGCCTCACAGCCACAAGATAGGACTCTGGACCCATTTGGACTTCCACCTAGAATTCCATGGAGATCGAATTATATTTGCCAATGTCTCAGTGCGGGATGTCAAGCCCCACAGCTTAGATGGGTTACAGCCTGATGAGTTCCTGGGCCTCACCCACACCTACAGTGTGCGCTGGTCTGAGACTTCAGTGGAGCGTCGGAGTGACAGGCGCCGTGGTGATGATGGCGGTTTCTTTCCCCGAACACTGGAAATCCATTGGTTGTCCATCATCAATTCCATGGTGCTTGTCTTTTTACTGGTGGGTTTTGTGGCTGTCATTCTCATGCGTGTGCTTCGTAACGACCTGGCTCGGTACAACTTGGATGAAGAGACAACCTCTGCAGGTTCTGGTGATGACTTTGACCAAGGTGACAATGGCTGGAAAATTATCCACACAGATGTCTTCCGCTTCCCTCCATGCCGTGGTCTGCTCTGTTCTGTGCTTGGTGTGGGTGCCCAGTTCCTGGCCCTTGGCACTG GCATTATTGTCATGGCACTGCTGGGCATGTTCAATGTACACCATCATGGAGCCATTAACTCAGCAGCCATCTTGTTGTATGCCCTGACTTGCTGCATCTCTGGCTATGTGTCCAGCCACTTCTACCGGCAGATTGGAGGCGAGCGTTGGGTGTGGAACATCATTCtcaccaccagtctcttctctg TGCCTTTCTTCCTGACATGGAGTGTGGTGAATTCAGTGCACTGGGCCAATGGTTCGACACAGGCTCTGCCAGCCACAACCATCCTGCTGCTTCtgacagtctggctgctggtgggCTTTCCTCTCACTGTCATTGGAGGCATCTTTGGGAAGAACAACGCTAGCCCCTTTGAGGCACCTTGTCGCACAAAGAACATCGCCCGGGAaatcccaccccagccctggtaCAAGTCTACTCTCATCCACATGACTGTTGGAGGCTTCCTGCCTTTCAG TGCCATCTCTGTGGAGCTGTACTACATCTTTGCCACAGTATGGGGTCGGGAACAGTATACTTTGTACGGCATCCTCTTCTTTGTCTTTGCCATCCTGCTGAGTGTGGGGGCTTGCATCTCCATTGCTCTCACCTACTTCCAGTTGTCTGGGGAGGATTACCGCTGGTGGTGGCGATCTGTACTGAGTGTTGGCTCCACTGGACTCTTCATCTTCCTCTACTCAGTTTTCTACTATGCCCGGCGCTCTAATATGTCAGGGGCAGTACAGACAGTAGAGTTCTTTGGCTACTCCTTACTAACTGGTTATGTCTTCTTCCTCATGCTGGGCAccatctcctttttttcttccctaaagTTCATCCGTTATATCTATGTTAACCTCAAGATGGACTGA